One window from the genome of Eucalyptus grandis isolate ANBG69807.140 chromosome 7, ASM1654582v1, whole genome shotgun sequence encodes:
- the LOC104454130 gene encoding uncharacterized protein LOC104454130 isoform X1 yields the protein MDDATPTAAAASHSIRGRFHFRRNSNPSPGPDRHSRDGGAKSLAPSDRQLLRASRAHHGRANRKGLGLGLGLSSLVPPFRGKSLLYLAILLAVFVFAMASMVLQSSITSVFKQGGARRGSVREGLKFGSTLKFVPSRQLAEGGGLDRARSERRIGVRPPRLALVLGNLRKDPQFLMLFSIVSNLKKLGYTFQIYAVEYGKALPVWKDVASQISVLGPEQYGHIDWSIYEGIIVDSIEAKEAVSSLMQEPFSSVPLVWVIQDDVLAKRIPFYEEMDWKHLVTLWRNTFSRADVIVFPDFTLPMLYSVLDTGNFFVIPGSPVDVWSAERYSQTHFKHQLRELNGFQRDDLVVLVIGSSLFYNELSWDYAVAMHAIGPLLVKYARRSDGGSYKFVFLCGNSTGDSDDAFQEIASRLGLLQGSVRHFGINADVDSVLTMADIVLYGSSQDEQGFPPLLVRSMTFGIPIVVPDIPVITKYVVDGVHGILFPQHNPDALMRAFSSLIADGGLSEFAITVASSGKLLAKNMMASECISTYVKLLENILDFPSDAILPGPVAKLEELSWNWNLLEGEINQDAVDMPHEDLTQAGVVYALEEELTDLVDLRNASENQTDTIGDFPTEEDWAVLQEIEQIEEFEKVEKEELEERMERDPGSWNDIYRNARKSEKLSFEANERDEGELERTGQPVCIYEIYEGAGAWSFLHHGSLYRGLSLSTKARRLRSDDVDAVSRLRLLNNTYYQDILCEMGGMFSIAKRVDNIHSRPWIGFQSWRTAGRKVSLSPKAEKVLEESVQGEEKGDVMYFWARLDMDGGVSGSNDVLTFWSMCDILNGGGCRNAFEQAFRKIYALPSHIEALPPMPEDGGYWSTLHSWVMPTPSFLEFIMFTRMFADSLDSLHINSSATNFCLLGETEAEKKHCYCRILELLVNVWAYHSARKMVYLDPHTGSLSEQHPLELRRGYMWAKYFNFTLLKSMDEDLAEAADDGDNPREPWLWPLSGEVHWQGIYEREREERYRLKMDKKRKTREKLNERMKHGYKQKSLGG from the exons ATGGACGACGCCACCCCCACCGCCGCGGCCGCGTCCCACTCGATCCGCGGCAGATTCCATTTCCGGCGGAACTCGAACCCTAGCCCCGGCCCCGACCGCCACTCCCGGGATGGCGGCGCCAAGAGCCTGGCCCCCTCCGATCGCCAGCTGCTCCGGGCCAGCCGCGCCCACCACGGCAGGGCCAACCGCAAGGGcctcgggctcgggctcgggctctCCTCCCTCGTCCCCCCCTTCCGGGGCAAGTCGCTGCTCTACTTGGCGATACTGCTCGCGGTGTTCGTCTTCGCGATGGCGTCGATGGTGCTGCAGAGCTCGATCACGTCGGTGTTCAAGCAAGGTGGCGCCCGGCGGGGGTCGGTGAGGGAAGGGCTCAAGTTCGGCAGCACGCTCAAGTTCGTGCCGTCGCGGCAGCTGGCGGAGGGAGGGGGATTGGATCGGGCGCGGTCGGAGAGGAGGATCGGCGTTCGGCCCCCGAGGCTTGCTCTT GTTTTGGGGAATCTGAGGAAGGATCCACAGTTCTTGATGCTATTTTCCATTGTGAGCAATCTAAAGAAACTAGGTTACACGTTTCAG ATATATGCGGTAGAGTATGGCAAAGCACTTCCTGTCTGGAAGGATGTAGCCAGTCAGATTTCAGTTCTGGGTCCTGAGCAATATGGCCATATTGATTGGTCAAT CTATGAAGGTATTATTGTTGATTCTATTGAAGCAAAAGAGGCCGTTTCGAg CCTTATGCAGGAGCCTTTTTCTTCAGTGCCTCTTGTATGGGTAATTCAAGACGATGTCCTTGCAAAACGCATTCCATTTTATGAGGAAATGGACTGGAAACATCTTGTCACTCTGTGGAGAAACACTTTCAGCAGAGCTGATGTCATCGTGTTTCCTGATTTCACTCTCCCG ATGTTATATAGTGTGCTTGACACTGGGAACTTCTTTGTCATTCCTGGATCTCCAGTTGATGTCTGGTCTGCAGAAAGGTATAGCCAGACTCATTTTAAGCATCAACTGAGGGAACTCAATGGATTCCAACGAGATGATTTGGTAGTTCTAGTCATTGGAAGTTCTTTATTCTACAACGAGCTATCATGGGATTATGCTGTGGCAATGCATGCCATAGGACCATTGCTGGTAAAGTATGCAAGGAGAAGTGATGGAGGGTCTTATAAGTTTGTTTTCTTGTGTGGCAATTCAACTGGTGACAGTGACGATGCGTTCCAG GAGATTGCTTCTCGTCTGGGACTTCTACAGGGTTCAGTGAGGCATTTTGGCATAAATGCCGATGTTGATAGCGTATTGACTATGGCAGACATTGTTCTTTATGGTTCTTCTCAAGATGAGCAGGGTTTCCCTCCATTACTTGTCCGAAGCATGACGTTTGGAATCCCCATTGTTGTCCCAGACATTCCCGTTATTACAAAATAT GTTGTTGATGGTGTCCATGGGATACTTTTTCCACAGCATAATCCTGATGCTTTGATGAGAGCATTCTCCTCTTTAATAGCAGATGGCGGACTTTCGGAGTTTGCCATCACTGTTGCTTCTTCTGGAAAACTGCTGGCTAAGAACATGATGGCATCAGAATGCATTAGTACATATGTGAAACTTTTGGAGAATATACTTGATTTTCCATCAGATGCCATTTTGCCTGGTCCTGTTGCTAAGCTTGAAGAGCTGTCATGGAACTGGAATTTATTGGAGGGTGAAATAAATCAGGATGCCGTTGACATGCCTCATGAGGATTTAACGCAAGCTGGTGTAGTATATGCTCTTGAGGAAGAATTGACTGACCTTGTGGATCTTAGAAACGCCTCTGAGAATCAAACTGATACTATTGGAGATTTTCCCACAGAAGAAGATTGGGCAGTTCTGCAGGAAATAGAACAAATCGAAGAGTTTGAGAAAGTAGAAAAGGAAGAG CTTGAAGAAAGAATGGAGAGAGATCCTGGCTCATGGAATGACATATACCGTAATGCACGGAAATCTGAGAAGCTCAGTTTTGAAGCAAATGAAAGGGATGAGGGAGAACTGGAAAGGACAGGACAGCCAGTATGCATTTATGAGATATACGAAGGGGCGGGAGCTTGGTCATTTCTTCATCATGGTTCTTTGTACCGGGGTTTAAGTCTT TCAACGAAAGCAAGGAGATTGAGATCAGATGATGTAGATGCAGTCAGCCGGCTTCGTCTTCTGAATAACACTTATTATCAGGATATTCTATGTGAGATGGGAGGAATGTTTTCCATTGCAAAAAGGGTAGATAACATTCACAGCAGACCTTGGATTGGATTCCAATCATGGCGAACTGCCGGTAGGAAG GTTTCATTATCCCCAAAAGCTGAGAAGGTGTTGGAAGAGTCAGTACAAGGGGAGGAAAAAGGAGATGTAATGTACTTTTGGGCACGTTTAGACATGGATGGTGGAGTTAGTGGAAGCAATGATGTCCTCACATTTTGGTCTatgtgtgacatcttgaatgGAGGAGGCTGCAG AAATGCTTTTGAGCAAGCCTTCCGCAAGATATATGCTTTACCGTCACATATAGAAGCTCTTCCTCCCATGCCAGAGGATGGTGGTTACTGGTCCACCCTGCATAGCTGGGTGATGCCGACCCCTTCATTTCTTGAATTCATAATGTTCACCAG GATGTTTGCCGATTCTCTTGACTCCTTGCATATAAATTCTAGTGCAACCAATTTCTGTTTACTGGGTGAAACAGAGGCTGAG AAAAAGCATTGTTATTGTCGTATTTTGGAACTTCTTGTCAATGTGTGGGCCTACCACAGCGCCAGGAAGATGGTTTACCTAGACCCACATACAGGTTCACTCTCAGAGCAGCATCCGCTTGAGCTTAGAAGGGGATATATGTGGGCAAAATACTTCAATTTTACATTGCTGAAGAGTATGGATGAAGATTTAGCTGAAGCTGCCGATGATGGCGACAATCCAAGAGAGCCATGGTTGTGGCCATTAAGCGGGGAAGTACACTGGCAAGGGATCtatgaaagggagagagaagaaaggtaTAGGCTAAAGAtggataaaaagagaaagacaCGTGAGAAACTCAATGAGAGGATGAAACACGGGTACAAGCAGAAATCCCTAGGGGGATAG
- the LOC104454130 gene encoding uncharacterized protein LOC104454130 isoform X2, with translation MLFSIVSNLKKLGYTFQIYAVEYGKALPVWKDVASQISVLGPEQYGHIDWSIYEGIIVDSIEAKEAVSSLMQEPFSSVPLVWVIQDDVLAKRIPFYEEMDWKHLVTLWRNTFSRADVIVFPDFTLPMLYSVLDTGNFFVIPGSPVDVWSAERYSQTHFKHQLRELNGFQRDDLVVLVIGSSLFYNELSWDYAVAMHAIGPLLVKYARRSDGGSYKFVFLCGNSTGDSDDAFQEIASRLGLLQGSVRHFGINADVDSVLTMADIVLYGSSQDEQGFPPLLVRSMTFGIPIVVPDIPVITKYVVDGVHGILFPQHNPDALMRAFSSLIADGGLSEFAITVASSGKLLAKNMMASECISTYVKLLENILDFPSDAILPGPVAKLEELSWNWNLLEGEINQDAVDMPHEDLTQAGVVYALEEELTDLVDLRNASENQTDTIGDFPTEEDWAVLQEIEQIEEFEKVEKEELEERMERDPGSWNDIYRNARKSEKLSFEANERDEGELERTGQPVCIYEIYEGAGAWSFLHHGSLYRGLSLSTKARRLRSDDVDAVSRLRLLNNTYYQDILCEMGGMFSIAKRVDNIHSRPWIGFQSWRTAGRKVSLSPKAEKVLEESVQGEEKGDVMYFWARLDMDGGVSGSNDVLTFWSMCDILNGGGCRNAFEQAFRKIYALPSHIEALPPMPEDGGYWSTLHSWVMPTPSFLEFIMFTRMFADSLDSLHINSSATNFCLLGETEAEKKHCYCRILELLVNVWAYHSARKMVYLDPHTGSLSEQHPLELRRGYMWAKYFNFTLLKSMDEDLAEAADDGDNPREPWLWPLSGEVHWQGIYEREREERYRLKMDKKRKTREKLNERMKHGYKQKSLGG, from the exons ATGCTATTTTCCATTGTGAGCAATCTAAAGAAACTAGGTTACACGTTTCAG ATATATGCGGTAGAGTATGGCAAAGCACTTCCTGTCTGGAAGGATGTAGCCAGTCAGATTTCAGTTCTGGGTCCTGAGCAATATGGCCATATTGATTGGTCAAT CTATGAAGGTATTATTGTTGATTCTATTGAAGCAAAAGAGGCCGTTTCGAg CCTTATGCAGGAGCCTTTTTCTTCAGTGCCTCTTGTATGGGTAATTCAAGACGATGTCCTTGCAAAACGCATTCCATTTTATGAGGAAATGGACTGGAAACATCTTGTCACTCTGTGGAGAAACACTTTCAGCAGAGCTGATGTCATCGTGTTTCCTGATTTCACTCTCCCG ATGTTATATAGTGTGCTTGACACTGGGAACTTCTTTGTCATTCCTGGATCTCCAGTTGATGTCTGGTCTGCAGAAAGGTATAGCCAGACTCATTTTAAGCATCAACTGAGGGAACTCAATGGATTCCAACGAGATGATTTGGTAGTTCTAGTCATTGGAAGTTCTTTATTCTACAACGAGCTATCATGGGATTATGCTGTGGCAATGCATGCCATAGGACCATTGCTGGTAAAGTATGCAAGGAGAAGTGATGGAGGGTCTTATAAGTTTGTTTTCTTGTGTGGCAATTCAACTGGTGACAGTGACGATGCGTTCCAG GAGATTGCTTCTCGTCTGGGACTTCTACAGGGTTCAGTGAGGCATTTTGGCATAAATGCCGATGTTGATAGCGTATTGACTATGGCAGACATTGTTCTTTATGGTTCTTCTCAAGATGAGCAGGGTTTCCCTCCATTACTTGTCCGAAGCATGACGTTTGGAATCCCCATTGTTGTCCCAGACATTCCCGTTATTACAAAATAT GTTGTTGATGGTGTCCATGGGATACTTTTTCCACAGCATAATCCTGATGCTTTGATGAGAGCATTCTCCTCTTTAATAGCAGATGGCGGACTTTCGGAGTTTGCCATCACTGTTGCTTCTTCTGGAAAACTGCTGGCTAAGAACATGATGGCATCAGAATGCATTAGTACATATGTGAAACTTTTGGAGAATATACTTGATTTTCCATCAGATGCCATTTTGCCTGGTCCTGTTGCTAAGCTTGAAGAGCTGTCATGGAACTGGAATTTATTGGAGGGTGAAATAAATCAGGATGCCGTTGACATGCCTCATGAGGATTTAACGCAAGCTGGTGTAGTATATGCTCTTGAGGAAGAATTGACTGACCTTGTGGATCTTAGAAACGCCTCTGAGAATCAAACTGATACTATTGGAGATTTTCCCACAGAAGAAGATTGGGCAGTTCTGCAGGAAATAGAACAAATCGAAGAGTTTGAGAAAGTAGAAAAGGAAGAG CTTGAAGAAAGAATGGAGAGAGATCCTGGCTCATGGAATGACATATACCGTAATGCACGGAAATCTGAGAAGCTCAGTTTTGAAGCAAATGAAAGGGATGAGGGAGAACTGGAAAGGACAGGACAGCCAGTATGCATTTATGAGATATACGAAGGGGCGGGAGCTTGGTCATTTCTTCATCATGGTTCTTTGTACCGGGGTTTAAGTCTT TCAACGAAAGCAAGGAGATTGAGATCAGATGATGTAGATGCAGTCAGCCGGCTTCGTCTTCTGAATAACACTTATTATCAGGATATTCTATGTGAGATGGGAGGAATGTTTTCCATTGCAAAAAGGGTAGATAACATTCACAGCAGACCTTGGATTGGATTCCAATCATGGCGAACTGCCGGTAGGAAG GTTTCATTATCCCCAAAAGCTGAGAAGGTGTTGGAAGAGTCAGTACAAGGGGAGGAAAAAGGAGATGTAATGTACTTTTGGGCACGTTTAGACATGGATGGTGGAGTTAGTGGAAGCAATGATGTCCTCACATTTTGGTCTatgtgtgacatcttgaatgGAGGAGGCTGCAG AAATGCTTTTGAGCAAGCCTTCCGCAAGATATATGCTTTACCGTCACATATAGAAGCTCTTCCTCCCATGCCAGAGGATGGTGGTTACTGGTCCACCCTGCATAGCTGGGTGATGCCGACCCCTTCATTTCTTGAATTCATAATGTTCACCAG GATGTTTGCCGATTCTCTTGACTCCTTGCATATAAATTCTAGTGCAACCAATTTCTGTTTACTGGGTGAAACAGAGGCTGAG AAAAAGCATTGTTATTGTCGTATTTTGGAACTTCTTGTCAATGTGTGGGCCTACCACAGCGCCAGGAAGATGGTTTACCTAGACCCACATACAGGTTCACTCTCAGAGCAGCATCCGCTTGAGCTTAGAAGGGGATATATGTGGGCAAAATACTTCAATTTTACATTGCTGAAGAGTATGGATGAAGATTTAGCTGAAGCTGCCGATGATGGCGACAATCCAAGAGAGCCATGGTTGTGGCCATTAAGCGGGGAAGTACACTGGCAAGGGATCtatgaaagggagagagaagaaaggtaTAGGCTAAAGAtggataaaaagagaaagacaCGTGAGAAACTCAATGAGAGGATGAAACACGGGTACAAGCAGAAATCCCTAGGGGGATAG
- the LOC104454131 gene encoding uncharacterized protein LOC104454131 yields the protein MHGIKGGWVGQTFALAKRNESENSGRKARIRRSKEERKSMVEAFIKKHQKSNDGNFPSLNLTHKEVGGSFYTVREIVREIIQENRVLGPAKFVQDGQSIDQFLEQNPLGTIATETQVAISLPSKELDHQADPRELGFLSVGNSNGHQEPKVEDREIVNGSQVDIKSKEFDGLASTEFLENGVEEAGKNLNAFAESTSRSINLTSVEVETFPLRSVGEPNDCVDRSVGEGRNEASQEQNAEAHLVSGSDSAVLYETNSREKTHSMEENTAEVSASASPGPLGQIPHLVDVEVVEDFADSLLKNSNGSFPKENIPRDADGSMDANDASVSVEGLSSTPAEYKQDMNAAGAEEMSLQARNVPSGVDSESIDSNSTRTDSEVSSQALKLKPEPNVQPNGSVQKGINPPLDRINLESWEVSSKNSSKQPMNPIFAVIKAIIVSFLKFWTE from the exons ATGCATGGTATTAAAGGTGGTTGGGTCGGGCAGACATTTGCCTTGGCAAAGCGTAATGAGTCTGAGAATAGCGGAAGAAAGGCTCGAATCCGTCGAtcgaaagaggagagaaaatcaATGGTTGAAGCATTCATAAAGAA GCACCAGAAATCAAATGATGGGAATTTCCCCTCACTAAATCTAACACACAAGGAAGTTGGTGGATCATTCTACACTGTAAGAGAGATTGTCCGCGAGATAATCCAAGAAAATAGAGTTCTGGGACCTGCTAAGTTTGTTCAGGATGGGCAGAGCATTGATCAGTTCTTGGAACAAAATCCACTTGGTACAATAGCCACTGAAACTCAAGTTGCTATTTCCCTACCTTCAAAAGAATTGGATCATCAGGCTGACCCCAGGGAGCTTGGATTTTTATCTGTTGGAAACTCTAATGGACATCAAGAACCGAAGGTTGAGGACAGAGAAATTGTCAATGGAAGCCAAGTAGACATCAAATCAAAAGAGTTTGATGGATTGGCATCAAcagaatttcttgaaaatggagTCGAAGAAGCTGGGAAGAATCTTAATGCATTTGCTGAGTCAACATCTCGATCAATTAATTTGACCAGTGTAGAAGTAGAGACTTTTCCATTGAGATCTGTTGGTGAGCCAAATGACTGTGTAGATCGAAGTGTTGGTGAAGGAAGGAATGAAGCTTCACAAGAACAAAATGCAGAGGCGCATCTGGTATCGGGAAGTGACAGTGCTGTGTTGTATGAGACGAATTCGCGAGAAAAAACTCATTCGATGGAGGAGAACACAGCGGAAGTTTCAGCTTCAGCTTCACCTGGTCCACTGGGACAAATACCTCATTTAGTTGATGTGGAAGTCGTGGAAGACTTTGCTGATTCTTTGTTAAAAAATTCTAATGGCTCATTTCCCAAGGAGAACATTCCTCGTGATGCTGATGGCAGCATGGATGCCAATGATGCATCGGTTAGTGTTGAAGGATTGAGTTCAACACCTGCAGAATACAAACAAGATATGAATGCTGCTGGAGCGGAG GAAATGTCTTTACAGGCTAGAAATGTTCCCAGCGGTGTTGATTCTGAAAGCATAGATAGCAATTCCACTCGAACTGACAGTGAGGTGTCATCGCAAGCGCTGAAGCTAAAACCTGAACCTAATGTTCAACCTAATGGCAGCGTCCAGAAAGGAATCAATCCCCCTTTAGACAGAATTAATCT